One region of Grus americana isolate bGruAme1 chromosome 20, bGruAme1.mat, whole genome shotgun sequence genomic DNA includes:
- the LOC129215582 gene encoding ectonucleoside triphosphate diphosphohydrolase 2-like isoform X2 has translation MSWRELLPPWLVIVAGLTGIVLLCVSTQDVPITPPRIKYGIVLDAGPSHTILFIYQWTTTNANKTGLIRECSSCPEQGPGISSYSDSPQKVGKTLESCLTWAQKEIPAEQHSQTPLYLGATTNMRQPNLTHPTLSDDLLAALRSSPFDFQGARILSNPEKEAFNWVAVNYVLENFFKYDWRGQLVPPEKGLAGVLSVGGTSAQLTSKVEEGTQAPKEGVRLQLYGQTHNVYTHHCHCHGTDQLRNRLLSMLIQEQRSAKTVSNPCWPLTYSRELQWHSVHAGPCAVSDDTSDIPNPDEVFNITGSSNPTACMRLVQSLLNSSSSCSFFKHSFSNIFKPLWTRFLVISEAIDFVRKTIPSPDLGQAVYRLCGMSVKEMGDRSSGWTLGYLLNLTTTIPQGSPSFLKGIEPGVWSLLLILFVVLLTGSFMRISYRVMVKENSFSNRNSSVFDDN, from the exons ATGTCTTGGCGTGAACTCCTTCCCCCTTGGCTGGTGATTGTAGCGGGACTGACGGGCATTGTGCTCCTTTGCGTCTCCACTCAAGATGTGCCCATCACCCCTCCCAGGATCAAG tatgGCATTGTTCTGGATGCTGGCCCATCCCACACCATCCTGTTCATCTACCAGTGGACCACCACCAACGCAAACAAGACCGGGTTGATCAGGGAATGTAGTTCCTGTCCTGAGCAAG GTCCGGGAATATCCAGCTACTCAGATTCTCCTCAGAAAGTAGGGAAGACCTTGGAGTCATGTTTGACATGGGCCCAGAAAGAGATCCCGGCAGAACAGCACAGCCAAACCCCCCTCTACTTGGGAGCAACTACCAACATGAGGCAGCCGAA cCTCACCCATCCCACCCTCTCTGACGATCTCCTTGCAGCCCTGAGGTCATCCCCCTTTGACTTTCAAGGGGCACGAATCCTGTCCAATCCAGAAAAGGAAGCATTCAACTGGGTTGCTGTTAATTATGTCCTGGAGAACTTCTTTAAG TACGACTGGCGAGGACAGTTGGTCCCCCCTGAGAAGGGGTTGGCAGGAGTTCTGTCCGTGGGAGGAACCTCAGCACAGCTCACTTCCAAGGTGGAAGAAGGGACCCAGGCACCAAAAGAGGGAGTGAGGCTGCAGCTGTATGGACAGACGCACAATGTGTACACTCATCACTGCCACTGCCATGGCACGGACCAGCTCCGCAACAGGCTGCTCTCTATGCTCATTCAA GAACAGAGAAGTGCCAAGACCGTGTCTAATCCCTGCTGGCCCCTCACCTACTCCCGGGAATTGCAGTGGCATTCAGTGCATGCTGGGCCTTGTGCTGTCAGTGATGACACATCGGACATCCCCAACCCTGATGAAGTCTTCAACATCACTGGCTCCAGCAATCCCACCGCCTGCATGAGACTTGTGCAAAGCCTGCTCaactcttcctcttcctgcagctTCTTCAAGCATTCCTTCAGCAATATTTTCAAGCCCCTCTGGACCAGGTTTCTG GTGATTTCTGAAGCCATTGACTTCGTGAGAAAAACCATACCCTCTCCTGACTTGGGTCAGGCAGTCTACAGGCTTTGTGGAATGTCCGTCAAAGAG ATGGGTGACAGATCGTCTGGCTGGACTCTTGGGTACCTGCTGAATCTGACCACCACCATCCCCCAGGGCAGCCCAAGCTTCCTCAAGGGGATTGAACCAGGGGTCTGGTCATTGCTCCTTATCCTCTTTGTCGTGCTGCTCACTGGCTCTTTCATGCGCATCTCATACCGGGTGATGGTCAAGGAAAACAGCTTCAGTAACAGGAACAGCAGCGTTTTTGATGACAACTGA
- the LOC129215582 gene encoding ectonucleoside triphosphate diphosphohydrolase 2-like isoform X1, translating into MSWRELLPPWLVIVAGLTGIVLLCVSTQDVPITPPRIKYGIVLDAGPSHTILFIYQWTTTNANKTGLIRECSSCPEQGPGISSYSDSPQKVGKTLESCLTWAQKEIPAEQHSQTPLYLGATTNMRQPNLTHPTLSDDLLAALRSSPFDFQGARILSNPEKEAFNWVAVNYVLENFFKYDWRGQLVPPEKGLAGVLSVGGTSAQLTSKVEEGTQAPKEGVRLQLYGQTHNVYTHHCHCHGTDQLRNRLLSMLIQEQRSAKTVSNPCWPLTYSRELQWHSVHAGPCAVSDDTSDIPNPDEVFNITGSSNPTACMRLVQSLLNSSSSCSFFKHSFSNIFKPLWTRFLVISEAIDFVRKTIPSPDLGQAVYRLCGMSVKELVKESQTSLDTLADYCVVSTFIFHLSTKGYTVDFDRSVWTAFQKMGDRSSGWTLGYLLNLTTTIPQGSPSFLKGIEPGVWSLLLILFVVLLTGSFMRISYRVMVKENSFSNRNSSVFDDN; encoded by the exons ATGTCTTGGCGTGAACTCCTTCCCCCTTGGCTGGTGATTGTAGCGGGACTGACGGGCATTGTGCTCCTTTGCGTCTCCACTCAAGATGTGCCCATCACCCCTCCCAGGATCAAG tatgGCATTGTTCTGGATGCTGGCCCATCCCACACCATCCTGTTCATCTACCAGTGGACCACCACCAACGCAAACAAGACCGGGTTGATCAGGGAATGTAGTTCCTGTCCTGAGCAAG GTCCGGGAATATCCAGCTACTCAGATTCTCCTCAGAAAGTAGGGAAGACCTTGGAGTCATGTTTGACATGGGCCCAGAAAGAGATCCCGGCAGAACAGCACAGCCAAACCCCCCTCTACTTGGGAGCAACTACCAACATGAGGCAGCCGAA cCTCACCCATCCCACCCTCTCTGACGATCTCCTTGCAGCCCTGAGGTCATCCCCCTTTGACTTTCAAGGGGCACGAATCCTGTCCAATCCAGAAAAGGAAGCATTCAACTGGGTTGCTGTTAATTATGTCCTGGAGAACTTCTTTAAG TACGACTGGCGAGGACAGTTGGTCCCCCCTGAGAAGGGGTTGGCAGGAGTTCTGTCCGTGGGAGGAACCTCAGCACAGCTCACTTCCAAGGTGGAAGAAGGGACCCAGGCACCAAAAGAGGGAGTGAGGCTGCAGCTGTATGGACAGACGCACAATGTGTACACTCATCACTGCCACTGCCATGGCACGGACCAGCTCCGCAACAGGCTGCTCTCTATGCTCATTCAA GAACAGAGAAGTGCCAAGACCGTGTCTAATCCCTGCTGGCCCCTCACCTACTCCCGGGAATTGCAGTGGCATTCAGTGCATGCTGGGCCTTGTGCTGTCAGTGATGACACATCGGACATCCCCAACCCTGATGAAGTCTTCAACATCACTGGCTCCAGCAATCCCACCGCCTGCATGAGACTTGTGCAAAGCCTGCTCaactcttcctcttcctgcagctTCTTCAAGCATTCCTTCAGCAATATTTTCAAGCCCCTCTGGACCAGGTTTCTG GTGATTTCTGAAGCCATTGACTTCGTGAGAAAAACCATACCCTCTCCTGACTTGGGTCAGGCAGTCTACAGGCTTTGTGGAATGTCCGTCAAAGAG CTAGTCAAGGAGTCCCAAACAAGCCTGGATACACTTGCTGATTACTGCGTCGTGTCCACCTTCATCTTTCATCTCAGTACAAAGGGATACACAGTTGACTTTGACAGGTCTGTTTGGACTGCATTCCAGAAG ATGGGTGACAGATCGTCTGGCTGGACTCTTGGGTACCTGCTGAATCTGACCACCACCATCCCCCAGGGCAGCCCAAGCTTCCTCAAGGGGATTGAACCAGGGGTCTGGTCATTGCTCCTTATCCTCTTTGTCGTGCTGCTCACTGGCTCTTTCATGCGCATCTCATACCGGGTGATGGTCAAGGAAAACAGCTTCAGTAACAGGAACAGCAGCGTTTTTGATGACAACTGA